A window of Castanea sativa cultivar Marrone di Chiusa Pesio chromosome 8, ASM4071231v1 genomic DNA:
GAATACTCGAATCCAAGTGCCAGGGAATATCTTGGAGACTTTAGCTGCTGATTGTGAGGGAGCAGTGACCAGGTTTAAATTCAGACATTTTCAACAACTGCCAAAAGCCACAGATACCTTCAACACTTGGTGGGCTACATATATGGCCTCAAAAAATGATCCTGGGATTATGAAGCAAGCAGTAAGAAATCATTGCCCTGCATTTGCTCTTGAGGAAACACTTGGAggtatgatttatttatatatatatttttaaatttttttgaactgATTTCTTTTCATGAGAATAATAATTGCCTTAATATATTGTAGATGTCATCTCAACCTCTTACCAAGAGCCGTCAGAAGGTGACAACTTGAAGGTCTGCACTGTCCTCTCTCCTGTGCCTCTTCAACAAGTGTCTCCTCGACGGTCCCTAAGGCGAAAACAGGTTGATGCCAAGAGAAAGCTTCAAGCTGAGGAAGAAGTTGATGCTGAGAGGAGAACTAAAAAGGATAATGTCACAGAGATCGAGGCTGATCTCTTAAAGCTTGTAGAAATGCAGGCGGAGGTGGACAAACAAATTGCTGCtcttaaaaaagtaaaaaatgaatttgaagaagagcatAGGAGTTTGatcaaaaagaaatttgagGAGGATGAGGgcaaatttgaaaagaaaaggaaggttgATGAAGAGCGTCCtaaaaagaaagggaagagaCAGAAGGATAAAGAAGATGCGGGAGATATGGACGAAGAGGGGAGGAAGAAAAAGGAATTGATTagcaaaaaggaagaagaagaaaaagaacagaaaaataaaaaagctaaaaataaattttctgaATCATTTGAGAAAaagcaaagagaagaagaagagagtaaaataaaagaagcagAAGATAAGAGGAAGAAAATTGAGGAGGAACAAAGGcaggaaggaaaagaaagaaggaaggaGGAAGAAACGAAGACAAATGATAAAGAAGAGCACATGAGGATGGTAGCAGAGGAAAATGGAgaggaggaaagaaaaagaaaagaaaagggcgaaaagagaaaagaaggagagggcagaaagaagaaaaaagaggaagaaagaaaaaggcaagaagaagagaagaagcagattaaagcaaagaaaagaaggaaagaaggGGGAATTGGTGCCACTCTTGGCAGGGAACCCTTGGCCCTCGATCATCCAGACGTTGGGCTATCCACCCCGTTAGATTCATTGGTAAGCAATTATggcttttctttgtttcttttatgtttGTGCTTTTGGTCTGTTATCTTAGcattcaattatatttattattggcAGGGCTCTTACTCAAAAGAACCTCTACCATTCTTGACTGAGGCTGGAACACTCAATTATCTACTCAAGCAGGCCAAATTGACTTGTCTCACACTTGATGAGCCTTCAAATTCATCTTCTTCGGCCTCCGGTGCAACTCCTGAACCTTCTCAAGAGAGGCTAGAAGAGGCTTTGGTAGATTTGACGAGCTGTTTCAGACTTGGAATTGAGAAACTGTTGCTCAACACTGAAGTTCTTAATAAGTTTGAGTCTTCATCAAAGATTCTTCTTCAGCATCGCTTTTTCCTCTCTGAAATTAGACAGAGCATGCTTAGACTTTTCTGCAATAACTTGGCTAATACCACAAAGCATTTGAAGTTGAAGCAAACAAAGGAGAAAGAATGTATTGAGTTGAGGAACCAACACAAGAGGTTGATTGAGACCCGAGAAACCTATAAGCTTCAACTAAATGTCCTCGTGGAGCAAATCAGCGAGAAGGTTAAAAGAAGGGAACAAATGGAGCAGGAACTTATGGTTCTGAATGCAGAAATCACTGAAGTTCAATCTAAGCTCCAtcatcttcaaactcaaaaGGCCACAGTTTGTGAAGAGTTAAGCGAGCTACCAAAGACTGAAGAAACACTTGAGATGCAACTTCGAGACATTTCAAAGTACGAGGAATATGTAGAAGATGGCTGGAGGGTgcttctttctatttttgattTCTCTCCATAAGTACTTATGCTTTAAGCCAGTTTTTGGGTTCTTGTAactgtaatttaaaattagatcAGTTTATGCTCATTTTCTTGAAGCTAGGTGTGCAGGACTTCTAAGTATTTGCCATTTATTGATCTTATATGTTCACTGCTGTCATTCTACATCAATCGATAGTTATTTCTATTAAGTAATTTTCTAACCAAGTATGATCCTTCCCATTTAGCATACCATTTGCCACATCTTGAGTCTTTTACTCCAATGTGTAAAATGACCCTCCTCTAAGTTTCCAACAGCAAAAGACTTAAATtttacccccttttttttagtaGGCCTTAGCCTTTTTTGGGAAGTATAATCAAATTCAAGAAATTTGCTTGCGACTCATCAATATCATCAAACTAAGAACCATGGCTGTATTGATAAtctaataatatagttttgctctgatattttattctctttgcAGCTCTGGGAAGGTGCCTTCTTACTTGCTCCTATGTATGAATGATTCTTGTACTTGTTTATTCAGAGGGGGCCAGGTATTGCTGGAGATggaattaaatattttcatcctGTCTGTTCCtctttatgttttatgttaTCATTCATTGGAAAAGACAATGGCTTTTAAAATCCTCAATATTATAAGTCATTTCTTGAATTCAAGAGCTTAATTCCGACGTATGCATGACTGGTACAAAATATCTTGTCATGAGTAAGTTTTATATCTGAACTACTTAAGGTGTCTCCAACTGCTCTACTCCATTTAATTTTCCCCCCACAATTTCCCCCCTTGAATCTTGATTATCATTATTAGATGATATTCTCAACCTGTGCTTCAATCATAAGAATAATTGAAAGTCAAAATTTTGCCTTTCTGACATTGAGATAACAAAACAAATGATATGGGATTTTACAGTTAGTTATTTTCTGCTTCATTACTTGGGAGTTGGGCTCGATTATTTTTCTTGACTCAAATCAACTCAAGACAGCCATGTCCTTTTCCAATGGTTATTTTGTCTGTTTTCTGGCTATCACCTGATTCACTTGTGATGATTATGTTCGACATGAACTCTGGAAATCAACTTTGTTATGCTGATAATAACTTGTTTAGTGTGACAGCATCATTATGTATATTTTCTGCCATGTGTTTGTTGTTTCTAACTTTCTATGTTGTTTTTTGCTGTGTGCTTACAGTGCTAGACTGTTTAAGTACAGAAAGGGGTAGGTATCcactatttttatttagatatcTGAGACTTCTTTGCTTCCTATCAAGAGATCATTTTTTGGACCTAAAGCATGCGGGTCTGATTCTCATTTGCAGTGCTCCCACTTTGTAGCAATGACTTGCCAAGTCTGTTATTCTAATGATTATGCAATCTGTTTCATTCATGCCCCTTAACCATGGTAGTAATGCCATCAAATGTATCAGAATTTCATTTCATGCTGCATTATTTACCCTGCTTGTAATTTACTTCATCTCATGTGCTGAAAAGATTATCGACAGACACGACTCCTTGAGTTTTATCAGACACATGTATTCAAGATTGTATGATGGCCTTTTAATTTGTTCAAATACTGTGTCTGGCTGAATATAGTCTGTGGTGGTCCATGCTTCAATAACTGTTGGTAAaagttcttttaaaaaattgaaggtTAAAAACTTATGCTAGAAATTAGTTTGAAAATGCCACCTTTTATGCCCAATGTACTCATTCCATAAACGTGTTCCCTTGTGTCTTTTGACGTGACATTTCATATAATGGACTTGTCCAAGCACTTAAGGCTTAGCATGAAATCTATGATAGATATTGATACAGGACATGAATCTGGTAAGATTTTGAGATGCCAGCATGACCGACTCATAAAAATTCTGGACACAAAACATTGGCATGTTAGTAAATGCGTCtttgtgaaaaatgtttaaTTTCATTCTCAGAATGTGTTTCTTaactctctttttgttttgttttgtttttttaatttaaaaaatttttcaTCTCATTGCACTTATTTAGAAAAAAGATGGCCTAAATTTGGGATGGTTTATAAGCATGAATTTTGGATATATTGAATTGTGGCTCGCACGCCTTAAGCTAATTGTAATATGCTATTCTTCCCCTCTCACTGCCGTGCTTTTCCAAAACTAGCTACctataaatataacaaaaaagcTCAAAATTAAACACACTAGTTGATGGAATGGAAGGTGGGATACTATATTCTATAGCCCAAGTGCCTGCTTCTGAAGAGATAGAAGTAGGATCCTAGTGTGTCTTCCTTTGGTTGGCCTGTCATCAAAGGATGTTAGCACACTCAAGAGAACTAGAGGTTTGAAGGCTTGGGTTGGTCAAGCATATaaattgatttaattctttgcctggtttaaatatcaatttatccaaCAATCTTCTACATGCAAGTAGTATCTTTCTCCATTACAATCCTTTGAAACTGTCTTGTACTTTAGAAAGAAGCTTTAAATGGTTCGAGTCTCATACTGACAATTGATATGTGGTCATTTAGCgatagttatataaaaaaatcaaagcatacTGCCAGCCGTCTAAGTATGGGTTGAATAGCTCATTTTGGAGGGTACAGAAGGGCAGGGGCATTGGTGAGTCAAAAGGCACCACCAAATCAAATGCTTCTTTTTAAGTGATAGGGGACCATGCGCTcagagcatccacattggtgaagttatttttttagttatttgacacaacaaaaaattactttatttattttacctacttactttacaaaacatcccGCATCAATGgatttattttagcttttaacataattaaataatataaataacacaataaaataatatatctattacaataaaacaatatatatccATTGCCATAAACATCCACCACAACCACCGAAACCACAACCTCCCTACACATAGAAAATTCCCATACAAACATTTACAAGCTGAAAAAATAATAAGCataacaatcaaattattaatacCATTTGACCTAGTAAAACCCAATTTCAATtaacaatcaaattattaatatatccTTTGTTTTCTCAATAACCAAGCAAAAGGGTTGCATGACCCCAACCCAAATCCCCAATCTTTTTCCTCAACCCAAACCATCAaaaatcaccaatcacaaaccaaacttcaaaaaatttaggattttttgaATAACCCCAAAGCAGAATCAACAacataaaaaaacacacacaaagacGGCGATGGGGCATGGCCTGCGTGGGTCGGCGATGGCTAATTGCATAGAGAGCTTTGGTGAGAATAGTGGATGAACGAAGCTGGGCTTCGAAGATGGGTGAGGAGGATGGTGTTGGCGTGGGTTGGATATATGATGGCGTGGGTTGGCTTGGGACTTGGGGGCTTGGGTCGGCGGAAGGGGTGGGTTAGAGTTGGGCATGCAAGTTGGGTCTGTGGTGGCGTGGGTCAAGGGAGTGGGCCAGTGAGAGTTGAGCTTCGGGGTGGGCTGGCGGCagtgagagttgagagagagagaggtgagagttgagagagaggTGAGAATGAGAGATCTAGGGCCCGTTTGGCACACaagtttaaacacatgttttcagtttttaaacaacattacacgtattttcatacactttttcacccacacgtatttttaaaaaactgaaaacatgtgtttaaacacacgtaCCAAACATGCCCCTAAACTATGGGGTAgaggataaagtaaaaaaaaaaagcaatgaaataatattttaattgagagggaaataaaaaattaattattttttttagttttcagctaTAGTGCACAACCATATACAGCTGTGCATTGTAGTTGTGTAGGTAAAAAATTTACCTATACCACTACCAATGTAGCACCCTTTTTGTAtatggtggtgctaaaaatagttttttagctttttagcaccaccGTTGTGGATGGTCTTACCCATTATACCAAAAGTTATAGTTGATGGTAAGAACAcaactttattcttttaaaGGGTCCCAGAACTAATGGGCCAAATGAGACTTGACTCAACCCTGCCTCTGCCTATGTTAGGATGCTGAACTTGGCCCAATAGCCCTCTGCCCAACAGTAAGGTTACTTGCTTATCACATTGGTTGTCTTTGGCTTCTGCATAATGCATTTGCTAATGGCTCCATATGCATATGTATCATAGTTTCTCTGCTGTTTATATCTCTTAACTCTAAATCATGTAATTTTATTTCAAGTACAAGTTGGTGGAACTTACTACATGTAACTAGGAATTTTAAAAAGGTGTTAGGTCTGACATAGACTTGGCTTCTGTAGAATATTTTTGCTAGTTAGAATTAGAATACTTGCTATAGATGTGTGGCAGTAttgatcattttgaaaaaaattaatatattaacaaTTTGCCTTAATTTGAAGCGAAACATAGCATGAGCTTAGATATGTCATCTATTTCTAGGTCTAAGTTGAGCATTAAGTACACCATTTTCTGGAGTACTTGAGAAATGCTTGTGGAATAGTGGTAAATATGGGTGATAAAAAGATCATACTATTTTCTGGTGCACACCATTTTGGTAGATCTCTTTGTAAAATGGTAAAGTAAGAAGATAGGGCTATGCAATGCCTAGCTGGCATCTGAACATGCACTActgtattattttatataattcttgTATTTTGGATTTTTGTGGACTTATCTGAAACTCATGTAGTAATCTATATGTGGCGTGGTTTCtgttctaaaaatattttgaactgATAAAAAAGGTGGAGACATGCACCTATGTTCCACTTATATGAAAGtctcaaatattttaatgatacTCATTTGGATTTTGTGTTCCTTATCAGACACTGAGATATTGTATTATTATCAGTTTCAGAAAAATACTGTCTTCGAAGAATGCAGGtctaatgaaattttgaatggTGAGGTATCATTAATCATCACGAATTGTATCTACGTGGAATTTCCTATTTCTTGTTGCTGATGAGTGATAATTAGGTACCCAATATCCATTTGATGCTTCAAAAGCCAAGCACTATTCCAGCACAGAGAAAAGAGCAAAAGATAGCTGAATAGAAAGTGGGGTCTGAGTCATATGCAGATTTGGTAAGTTGTTCCTTGATAAGAATGTAGCCTTCTCAAGTGTGTCTTGGCTTTAAATCGTCTTCAAACTACAGCAGGGAACAAAAGACACCCTTCACGTCCTCGTCAAATGTAAATTATTCATGGCTAAGATAAAGGACATTCAGGCTCTATGCTAAGTTGCTAACGTATTGACATATAACACAAAACATCTTATCAAAATTATGAAAGCAAAAATCTGTAATTGGACCCCGCATTGATCTTTCCTCAAGCAAACAAAGGTAACCAACAACATCTATCAATGAAAAAAATGCTACACAAAATACGCAACCTTCGCAGCGAAGGTTGTGTATTTTGTTGTGATCATGACATTTTTCATGCAGTAAATATGCTCGCTAGTATATAATTTGAGAAGAGAGAGCAAGCTTTGGATAGAATATAAAATTAATGATATTAAATCTTTCCTCCCATGTTAAAGAGGTTCTTTAGGAAGAATCAATAAAGTTCAGATCCTTCTTTGAGGAAAAAGCTTTACATGACTATATCTATATGTACTCCACTGATAGAATGTAAATGGTTAGGCCCATTTGGAGTTTTGGCCACGGTAACTCTGGTATCTAATAGGTGGTCTTACTCAGTGCTACTGACAAAGAAAACTCACTAACCATGTTAAATTTGATGCTTTTTGGGCCCAATGACTGACTCGAAATTTATGATTGCAGTTTGGAAGGTACAGCTGATTCAAAGTGGACCATGATTTCGTGGCTCTGATGAATAGATTCAAGGTTTGATAAGTCATCTTTTTACCTTTATATCTCAGTTTGTCTTTGATACATCTCTTTTATAGGACCAGAGAGATATAGGCACTGTCTATACTGACTGAAGATGTATTTTACTAAAATCTATTGTCATCAGCTAAGAGGGAAAATCTTATCTAGATATTGGATCCCTTATACAattcttagagcatccacaacagtggatctaaaattttagcaatttagctatacaaaaaattactttatctattttacctatacactttacaaaacatgctgcagcagtgcatctattttagctttcaacacaataaaataatataaacattacaataaaataatatttctattacaataaaataatacaaacacaaaacaaaaaaactccacaaaccgatccaccaccactgccaaccAACCAAGATCACAGGAAAAAACCATCAGCGCAAatcacacaaatcacaaatcacaccaacaaacccacacaaatcacaaatccagCCATAGCCACGCCACGAAATTCGCGGCGTTCTTGAATCCGATGAAGGCGGTGCCGATGGAGATCGACGGTGAGATGGAGGACTGGGCGAGATGGGTCGGCGGCATGAGACAGTGACGTGGGCGATGAGAATGAGGATCGGCGGTGAAATGGAGGACTGGGAGAGATGGGTCGGCGATGAAGA
This region includes:
- the LOC142605524 gene encoding uncharacterized protein LOC142605524 isoform X1; this translates as MARAKRMIGRPSVSYEVELAERESSVEQSIEAEANDTARLLADQLSKESEKKKYLLLSTFIPITFTKEVGESSLSSGEPSKHYTLGPAFIGPAPNKFLQYFPSCKNGSPLYQTTYFDWGIWNNIISIASWYHCDQTWSAWVSRMYAILKDKWVDLGICEAICSSQFEMPLNQPLIAALLLFWSPVTNTFHFPEGFMTITIADVVSMLGLSAIGDVPYPGYSPPGVESYHCPTKGSDLGYQVFLKREVRYDDEITFQEECSFYLYWICKFLVCNPSKRILQQFVPLAVALAKRKKLALAPYFVANLYRALYSLTGENLSKSIGGPLWFLQIWAYAYFPILAPIIIDYGKSKPINYAQMWMEARYEKGITPTFKRCFEVFFDIDRSRLDFDFMPFFERKFGSKEFLIMSSTMEEPDDMIQQVWGSCLLSRELITYGVKKAGTEIYTPSLVARQFGLVQSIPAPPTWTINDPWNTRIQVPGNILETLAADCEGAVTRFKFRHFQQLPKATDTFNTWWATYMASKNDPGIMKQAVRNHCPAFALEETLGDVISTSYQEPSEGDNLKVCTVLSPVPLQQVSPRRSLRRKQVDAKRKLQAEEEVDAERRTKKDNVTEIEADLLKLVEMQAEVDKQIAALKKVKNEFEEEHRSLIKKKFEEDEGKFEKKRKVDEERPKKKGKRQKDKEDAGDMDEEGRKKKELISKKEEEEKEQKNKKAKNKFSESFEKKQREEEESKIKEAEDKRKKIEEEQRQEGKERRKEEETKTNDKEEHMRMVAEENGEEERKRKEKGEKRKEGEGRKKKKEEERKRQEEEKKQIKAKKRRKEGGIGATLGREPLALDHPDVGLSTPLDSLGSYSKEPLPFLTEAGTLNYLLKQAKLTCLTLDEPSNSSSSASGATPEPSQERLEEALVDLTSCFRLGIEKLLLNTEVLNKFESSSKILLQHRFFLSEIRQSMLRLFCNNLANTTKHLKLKQTKEKECIELRNQHKRLIETRETYKLQLNVLVEQISEKVKRREQMEQELMVLNAEITEVQSKLHHLQTQKATVCEELSELPKTEETLEMQLRDISKYEEYVEDGWRVLLSIFDFSP
- the LOC142605524 gene encoding uncharacterized protein LOC142605524 isoform X2, whose amino-acid sequence is MYAILKDKWVDLGICEAICSSQFEMPLNQPLIAALLLFWSPVTNTFHFPEGFMTITIADVVSMLGLSAIGDVPYPGYSPPGVESYHCPTKGSDLGYQVFLKREVRYDDEITFQEECSFYLYWICKFLVCNPSKRILQQFVPLAVALAKRKKLALAPYFVANLYRALYSLTGENLSKSIGGPLWFLQIWAYAYFPILAPIIIDYGKSKPINYAQMWMEARYEKGITPTFKRCFEVFFDIDRSRLDFDFMPFFERKFGSKEFLIMSSTMEEPDDMIQQVWGSCLLSRELITYGVKKAGTEIYTPSLVARQFGLVQSIPAPPTWTINDPWNTRIQVPGNILETLAADCEGAVTRFKFRHFQQLPKATDTFNTWWATYMASKNDPGIMKQAVRNHCPAFALEETLGDVISTSYQEPSEGDNLKVCTVLSPVPLQQVSPRRSLRRKQVDAKRKLQAEEEVDAERRTKKDNVTEIEADLLKLVEMQAEVDKQIAALKKVKNEFEEEHRSLIKKKFEEDEGKFEKKRKVDEERPKKKGKRQKDKEDAGDMDEEGRKKKELISKKEEEEKEQKNKKAKNKFSESFEKKQREEEESKIKEAEDKRKKIEEEQRQEGKERRKEEETKTNDKEEHMRMVAEENGEEERKRKEKGEKRKEGEGRKKKKEEERKRQEEEKKQIKAKKRRKEGGIGATLGREPLALDHPDVGLSTPLDSLGSYSKEPLPFLTEAGTLNYLLKQAKLTCLTLDEPSNSSSSASGATPEPSQERLEEALVDLTSCFRLGIEKLLLNTEVLNKFESSSKILLQHRFFLSEIRQSMLRLFCNNLANTTKHLKLKQTKEKECIELRNQHKRLIETRETYKLQLNVLVEQISEKVKRREQMEQELMVLNAEITEVQSKLHHLQTQKATVCEELSELPKTEETLEMQLRDISKYEEYVEDGWRVLLSIFDFSP